Below is a genomic region from Deltaproteobacteria bacterium.
TGTGGCTGTTTTCAGCAGGAGACCGCGCCGCAGGCAGTGAGAAAACTCCCCCTTTTTAAAAGGAGAATTAAAGGGGTGATTACTTCGCGGAGCCTGTTAAGAGCGAACGCCAAGGGCTATAAATGACAAGCTCCAAGACATTTTAATCTTCTAATTTTGGGACATAACACTAGTAGCGGGGCCAAGCCTGCCTTTGTTTCGTGATTCTCCTATTGAGTAATTTTCTTCATATATTTGAGGAATTCGTCATCGTGAGTAAGCACCAAGGTAGTGCTCTCAGCTAAAGCCGTCCGGTAGGCCTCCAGGGAGCGTGTAAAGGCGTAGAATTCCTTGTCCTGGTTAAACGCTTCCGCATAAATGCGCGTTGCCTCGGCATCCCCATAGCCCTTGAGAGACTGGCTTTTGCGGTAACCCTCAGCTATAATTATAGTCCGTTTCCTCTCTGCGGTAGCCCTGAGTGTGATTGAGACCTCCTGGCCTTCAGAGCGGTATTTTTTAGCCTGACGTTCCCGCTCGGCCCGCATGCGGCCAAAAACGGCTCGTTCATTCTCCTGGGGCAGGTCAACCCGTTTTATTCGCACATCTCTGACACTGATCCCATATTCCTTGGCCTTGGTGTTAGAACGCTCGGTGACACTGTTCATGATATCCGAACGAAGCTTGGTAATGATATCAATCATGATGTGGCGACCTAGCTCGACCCTGAGTTCGGCATAGATAATGTCGTCCAGGCGGGCCATAGCCCCACTCACGTTACGCACGGTTTTATAGAACTGGAGCGGGTCAATAACCTGCCATTTGGCGTAGTTGTCCACCACGAGGTTCTTTTTATCCGCCGTGAGAATTTCCGCTGGAGCCGCATCATAGTCCAGGAGGCGTCTCTCAAAGAATTTGACCTCCTGTATGAAAGGCATCTTCATGTGCAAACCGGGGGCCTTGATGTCGCCGACCGGTTTCCCCAGCTGCAGGATAATGGCCTGTTTGGTCTCGTCCACGGTAAAGAAAACCATGTTGATGACAATGAGGGCCACAACGATAATGACCACGATTATTCCTAGTTTTTTGCTCATGTTTTTCCCCTCGTTGATTGAATGACGGTGATTACTTCTCTTCAGTCGCCTTCTGACCGGACCCAAAAGCTTGCAAGGGGAGAAGAGGCAGGACCCCCGCGGCGCCTTGAGACAGGATGAATTTACCGGATTCGGCCAGGATTTCCTCCATTGTTTCAAGGTAGAGCCTCTTGCGGGTCACCTCTTTGGCCTTGCGATATTCCGCCAGCAGTGCGAGGAATCGAGCGGCATCGCCCTGGGCGCGTTTGATCTTTGATTCTTTATACCCTTCAGCCTGCTGAACCATCTCGGCCGCCTTGCCTTTGGCTTTGGGTATGATGTCATTGGCGTACCCTTCAGCCTCGTTTATGTAACGATTCTGATCTTCCCGTGCTGAGGCTACATCTTTAAAGGAAGCAATAACCTGCTCCGGTGGCTGAACCTTTTGAAGCTGGACCGCAACCACCTCCAGGCCAGACTCATATGTGTCAAGGATTTTTTGGAGCGATTTTTTGGTGTCCTGCTGGATACGAAATTTGCCTACGGTGAGGACCTCGTCAATTTTGTTTTGGCCAACGACTTCTCGCATGGCCGCTTCAGTGGCATCCCTGATCGTCTTGACCGGATCGGCTACCTGGAAGAGGAAATTAGTCGGATGTTTGATCAGATACTGGACAATAAACTGAATATCAACGATATTCTCATCCCCGGTCAGCATGAGGGCCTCCACCGGAACGGGACGATACCTTGGTGGCGGACCCGGGTGCACCACCCGAAAGCCGATTTCAAAACGGCGCACTTGAGTCACCTTGGGCTTCATGACCGTTTCGATCGGATATGGTAGATGGTAATGGGGGCCGGGTCCGGTTTCCGATGTATAACGGCCGAATCGTTTAATCACGCCGACCTCGTCCGGAGCGACGATGTAAATTCCGGACAGGATCCAGATCAGGACCACGATGATGATCAGGATATAACCGGAAGGCAGCCTCTTGCGCAGACGATTGAAATCCGCCGCCAGTTTATCCATGTCCGGTGAGCCTTTTCCGTCTTTCTGCCATTTTTCCCAATCCATAGGTATAATTCCTCTTTTTTATTTAAAGGTTTTAATTACTGAAACAACATGTCCAAGCTTGAATAAAATAACCGTATATTGATATTAATATTATAGCCCATGTAGCAAGTCAAGACAAACCAACCAGGTGCGTTAACATTTTATCCGCGCCGCGATTTCCCGAACCCGCCCCATGATCTCGTCCAGGTCAAGCGTGTTTAGCCGACCGTCCTCGACCAGGACCTGGCCGCCCACGACAACGGTGCTGACCTCATGGCCGGAAGCGGCATAAACCAGGTGGGAGAAAGGGTTATACATGGGTTTGAGGTTGGGCTGGTTGAGATTCAAGACAATCAGGTCGGCCTGCCGCCCTGGGGTCAATGTCCCGATTCGGTCAGTCAGGCTGAGGGCCTCAGCCCCGCCTGATACGGCCAGGTTCAAAACCTGGGACGACGGAAGCGTGGTGGGGTCCCGGGTTGCGACCTTGTGCATCAACGCCGCGGTGCGAATCTCTCCGAAGAGATTGAGGTCATTATTGCTTGCCGGGCCATCGGTGCCTAAAGAGACACGCACCCCTCTTTTTAACATCTCGGGCACCCGGGCCAGTCCTGAAGCCAGTTTCATATTACTTTCCGGGCAGATAACCACCGGAACCTTTTTCTCAGACAAAAGATCAATCTCTTCATCATCTACGTGGACGCAATGCACGGCCAGGGTGGATTCATCCAGGAGGCCCAGGGCATCGAGGTAACGAACCGGCGTCTGACCCTGTTCCGAAAGGATTTGCCTGACCTCATTCTCAGTTTCAGCCAGATGAATTTGCAGGATGACACCGGTTTCCCGGGCCAGCTCCTTACTGCGCACCAGCGTAGCAGAAGAGCAGGTGTACGCAGAATGGCAGAAGACGGAAGGCCTGATCAGGTCGGAAACCCCGTTCCAGCGCTGTATAAACTCCCGCGCCTTGTTTACGTTTTCGGCTGGGTCCGGCTGGCCAGGCGCTGGAAAATCTATGACGCCCTGGCCCAAGACGGCCCGCATCCCCACTTCCTGAACCGCCCGGGCGGTCTGATCTTCAATAAAGTATCCATCCCCGACACAGGTGGTTCCTGAAAGGAGCATCTCGGCCAGGGCCAGTTTGGTTCCCCAGTAAACAAGGTCCTCGTTCACATGAGCGGCCTCAGCCGGGAAAATATGCTCATTCAGCCAGGCAGAAAGAGGCAGATCATCGGCCAGGCCCCGGAAGACGGTCATAGCGGCGTGGGTGTGGGCGTTGACCAGGCCGGGCATGATAAGGCCGGAATCAGTTGTGATGATTTTTTGGGCCTTGACTCCTTCCTGAAGGTCGGAAATGGACCCAACATTGACAATGATTCCATCGCGGATGGCAACGTACCCGCTGCTGATGGGAGCCGCCCCTGGCTCCAGGGTCAGGATCAAGCCGCCTTTAATGAGCACATCAATTTCTTGGTTCATTTCAAAATGCTTCCAAGGCGATCAGTTGGAACTAAGAAGGTCTGTCATTCGGGTTAAACATCCCCGCCTCTGACCAGGAAAACGCCTCGCAGCTTCGGCCGCA
It encodes:
- a CDS encoding amidohydrolase; the protein is MNQEIDVLIKGGLILTLEPGAAPISSGYVAIRDGIIVNVGSISDLQEGVKAQKIITTDSGLIMPGLVNAHTHAAMTVFRGLADDLPLSAWLNEHIFPAEAAHVNEDLVYWGTKLALAEMLLSGTTCVGDGYFIEDQTARAVQEVGMRAVLGQGVIDFPAPGQPDPAENVNKAREFIQRWNGVSDLIRPSVFCHSAYTCSSATLVRSKELARETGVILQIHLAETENEVRQILSEQGQTPVRYLDALGLLDESTLAVHCVHVDDEEIDLLSEKKVPVVICPESNMKLASGLARVPEMLKRGVRVSLGTDGPASNNDLNLFGEIRTAALMHKVATRDPTTLPSSQVLNLAVSGGAEALSLTDRIGTLTPGRQADLIVLNLNQPNLKPMYNPFSHLVYAASGHEVSTVVVGGQVLVEDGRLNTLDLDEIMGRVREIAARIKC
- a CDS encoding protease modulator HflC; translated protein: MSKKLGIIVVIIVVALIVINMVFFTVDETKQAIILQLGKPVGDIKAPGLHMKMPFIQEVKFFERRLLDYDAAPAEILTADKKNLVVDNYAKWQVIDPLQFYKTVRNVSGAMARLDDIIYAELRVELGRHIMIDIITKLRSDIMNSVTERSNTKAKEYGISVRDVRIKRVDLPQENERAVFGRMRAERERQAKKYRSEGQEVSITLRATAERKRTIIIAEGYRKSQSLKGYGDAEATRIYAEAFNQDKEFYAFTRSLEAYRTALAESTTLVLTHDDEFLKYMKKITQ
- the hflK gene encoding FtsH protease activity modulator HflK, encoding MDKLAADFNRLRKRLPSGYILIIIVVLIWILSGIYIVAPDEVGVIKRFGRYTSETGPGPHYHLPYPIETVMKPKVTQVRRFEIGFRVVHPGPPPRYRPVPVEALMLTGDENIVDIQFIVQYLIKHPTNFLFQVADPVKTIRDATEAAMREVVGQNKIDEVLTVGKFRIQQDTKKSLQKILDTYESGLEVVAVQLQKVQPPEQVIASFKDVASAREDQNRYINEAEGYANDIIPKAKGKAAEMVQQAEGYKESKIKRAQGDAARFLALLAEYRKAKEVTRKRLYLETMEEILAESGKFILSQGAAGVLPLLPLQAFGSGQKATEEK